The genome window ACAGCTGTGTGTATAACTTAGGCATACAGTAGAAAAAACAATGAGTATCAGTGTATAATAAAGATGAACCATTTTAAAAATAcaataagaatttttttatgcAAGGAGTGCAAGTTGTCATAGTCATACAAGATAATTGTTTTTAAACACACTTTTTTCGAGCCAAGACCACAAGTAAAGAATTAAAATTATGAAAACACGCAATATAATTGTAGCATCCTAGATTAATCTCACAAAATAAATGAAGAGAGAATTCTGTTGGTATATAGGGCTAGATGGGTCTATTACAATTTATTGGGAGTAAGCATTTTGACCCatgaaatagattcatcaaattcATATAACCCTATTCACTAACAAGGTTGTGAAAAGTGGCCATATAACAGCGAAAGGCAGAACCGTTTTATAGTGGTAACCTTTATTCTTCAACAGAgatcaaaataaataattatttagaaCATGTCATTCCTCAATTCTATCTCAACCTTAACTCCAACTAAATTACCGCTTAAAGTTTATCTTAAATTACAAAATACTAAGTGTTGCTTCTGGTACAAGAAAAAGTCAATATCATATAGGTGCAGCTAAATTTTCTTCTGCAGGTTAGGATGACAAAGACAATAGAAAAGGTACAGAAATCGCTAACCTGTACCCGTCCAGGGTTTCATATAGATCACAGCTGCACGGCTCTTTACTGAACTATGAGCTTCTGTGCCCTTGCTTAGCTGGTCCTGAAGAGAGTATATAAGAACACCTTAGAACAAACACAAAAAAATTGTCAAAGGACTGTCAACACCCATCATCTACAATGTACATAGAAAGGGCCATGAAGGAAGCAAAATATCACCAAAATAGGTGATATATAAATGAAGAAGCTCCTCCTTAAGTTGTAATGTCATTTAAGAGTTCTTACTTGCAGAAACCTGTTGGGATTTGTCATCTATTTGCAGGATGATTGATTTACTGCTCAGAGAGCCATCTCTTTGCAAATCAACACTGATAGAGCCATCTCAAgagaccgagtgaaaccattttcTCCAGTTGATTTCAGTAAACAATTAATGCCTCTCGAATCAACAGAAAGGTGCAGGTCGCAAATGATGAAACATGAACAAACTAGAAGTACAATTCCAAGTTCACCATACCAATACGGAATGTCCGATCAAGCTGTTCTACATTGCTGATTTATCAGCACCCTGAAGACACGTTATATAATCAAAGATAACAGCACATAGAGAAACCACAAATGAAATCGTGAAACAAGAAGTTAGGTTTGAAAAATCAAGAACAATGTTATCCGTATTCTTGGTGGACTAAACTACTTGTAGGGGTTTCAAGAAGGGACTTAACTGCTTAGAGAGGCAAGAAGGGCATCAATTAGGGTTTTAAGATACTAAACTGCTTAGCTAGGTTCAAGAAGGGGATCAGTTACGGTTTGAAGGACTAAACAGCCTAGAGAGGATTCAAGAAGGGGATCACCAAGCGTTTGAAGGGACTTGACTGCCTATAGGGGGTTCAAGAAGGTAATCAATTATGGTTTGAAGGGACTTAACTGCTTGGAGAGGGTTCAAGAAGGGGATCAATTGGGGTTTGAAGGGACTTACAACGTTGCCGAGAACGACGACGTTGAGGAAGGTGGAAATCCGCCGCTTGTACGATCTTTCATCGAAGTCCTCGTCCGCGAGGAGGGCGGCGACTTGTGGTCTGCGCGAGCTAACTCAACTCCTCCATGGCCGCCATCGACGTCGAGAAATGCAAGATTCGGGATCCGACGACAGTGGAAAGAAACGACCTTCGACTGCGAGGTTCACGGAGAATTGTCCGTTTTGAACGACCTTTCATAATTATGGTCGATATAAGggatttataatgtttttatttttaattaatcaaactaaatattcttatcaatattatattaaaattgacGATTAACAACACTCGTTATAATATCATTTTGATAAGTCaatattttatcattattaaTATGAGCATGAAAGCTCATGATAAATTATTCGTTTTAAGTAAATTCCTAGAGTTTTATCTTTTTGAGAACGACGACCAATAAGAATAATTCTTCATGAGGTTTCGTACTTACATCAATAATTGACTTATTAGAATGATATTAGAATGAGAATGACTCTCCTATTGGAGGATAATACTAAACACATATTAGTTGAGGAATAGAGGTTCAAGAGCTTATAAACTTTTACCGTCGCTTGTCTAAAGCGAACAATTCTTCGTGAGTCTTCATGCTCACACCAAAAACCAGaaaaagagagtgagagagagagagagagatacgcgTGACAAAATGAGCGAAGGTTAATCAACCTGTCAAGAGAGGTATGTAACGAGAAGAAACACCTAGTTTAGAGACATGATGTATGCTCATTATATTTTGAAGATTTGAGAACTCcgctcattatatatatatgtatatatttatatatatatgtatatatatatatatgtatgtatatatatatacatatatacatacatatatatatatatacatacatatatatatatatacatatatacatatatatatatatatatataataataataataatattaaattttagtaTGGTGTATATATTCATCCAAATATAATGATTCTGCATGTATACCTATGCCAACACTAGTGAAAAACTAGTTCAGATCGGCCTcttctaattatttttaatattagttTATTCAAGTTGAAAGAGTGTATCTTAATATGTCCAATACTTAAAATATCTTAGTATAAGCATCGCACAGTATGCTTTTAAATTACATTATAATAAAATAGAGTTTCAACTTATTTTTGATTTATAAAGATTAACTAAGAAtgccatctatatatatatgttttagtcTTGGTTATAAATATATGCGCCATACCTAGGCTtagaagaacaaatatgaaaatgaaggAATTTAGAGGGatatatctataaatatataattttgctcATGGTGAGGATGAGCTTTGATCATAAGTTATCGTTGCAATTTTACTTAATACTATGAATTCCGtggtatattttttaattattagaaGTCAAACTCAAAAGTGCCTTTTTAATATTCATATATCGGACTAATATGACAAAAGAGAgactgtttatatatatatatatatatatatatatatatatatatatatatattaatagtaGAAACATCCCATAATATTAATTTCTCAGCGCTCTAATAGCTTATACGTATTATTCCATTACATTAAAAATCTTTCTAGCAATTCATATATCGTGTTTTTATGTGAATAATAAGAATTCGAGTGTTTCGTGCAAAAGTCGGTAATAACCCGGAAAGACTAATACAAAATAAAGCTAAAGATAAGGGTATAATAGTAAAAACGCCACGGTAGCCTCCGACTCGTTAACAGTCAATTGCGTAAGAAAACGGACTGAAAGGAGAGGGTAAAAAAGAGCGAGCTAACAAAACCACTTCCGCCTccccttttcctttcctttccctTCCGCCGCTCCTCTCAACCGCCAACCACCAACCCCCATCCCTCCTCTCCGCCCATGGCGGATGACGCCCAGGTATGCAAGAACGGAAGGGAGAAGATAACTCGTCTCCCTTCTTTTCTCATCGCTCGCTCTTTCTGGCAGTTTCTTCTTCTGATGATGATGTTGTTTCTGTTGGTGGAATCTGTCGGTGATCCTTTCATCGTCGCCGATGGTCTGTGTGTTCTGGTGCCTGGCATCGGAATCAGAGAATGGTTGCGCTGAAGAGGGCGTACGCCGACGTTATATTGAACACGGCGAAGGAGTCGGCGGCGCGGATTTTGGCGGCGGACCGCCGGGTCCTCCAGTCGCAGCATAGCTTGTCCTTCGCCAAGGAAGAGTCCCTTGCCATGCTTCTCCGCCTTAAGTCGATCATGGACGCCAAGGTGATCGCTTTCGCTTAGTTTGTTTAGTACTTGCACTTGTCCAACTCTGATCCTTGGTTTTCTATAGTTCCTTGCTTGAACAAAAGgttggatttttttttgtttttggttgcGATCTCCCAAAACCGGGTTTGATGCATTCTTGTTTGGTGAAATGAGTCTCCTATATTTTTGTGTCATAAGGATGTGCTCCGAAAGTGTATCTTCTTAGAGAGGATGTCATGGGAAACTGATGTTCTTGCTGTCTGATGTAATTGTTCTTTAGATACAAGTGCATGATTCAATTGAATTGCCCACGTCTTGATTAATATCATGCCAGGACTCGTTTTGGATTTGAATTTTGTTCAACCCACCTTTGTCCTGGACAGAGATGATATCTCAAAAAGCTATTCTGCTATTGTTTGTGACTTCAAATTTGTACGTATGATTTATTTAATTACCTCTAGTTCATTCTCAATTTCTTTTCATGATTGGTCGTTTCAATTATAGTTAAGTGGAGACTGATAAAGATTATAATGGTGGTAAGTACAATATGATGTGGTGAGAAAGATTGAGTATACCCCTTTTTAGTATACTTGGGAAGACATTTTTGGGCACCTTTTTAGTTGCTGTACACATTTCAAAGACAAGTTTTGAGACGTTTTCAGTTGTTATACATGAAAGATTGAGTATACTCCTTTTGTTTGAGGCAAGAATAAGCATTTGATATAGTACACATGTCACTATTTCATTAATTTGTTGTTTCAAAGAATGTTATTCCACATTTAGTTCCTCAAGTTACCCATTCTTGCCAATGAAGATACTACAGCTTTTCAGATTTCCAGTCAATTGTTACAATTAAGCTTGTGTCTTTACTAATGACATTGGGTTTCAACTTTTGATTTTATTGATTTAAGATTATGGTATATTCTGACTTTTGTTGTAGCATCATACAgactagtgaattattataattcTTTGAAGCTCGAGCACAACTGACTAGTTCCTTTGTCTTTCAATACACACCTCATCATACGCCACACATTAGGGCTTCTGTAGCATTTTCGAAGGATCTTTATCACGTACATTGTATGCATATGCTATATAACAAAATTGATTGGAAAAACTGTTTGTCTCAACTTGACTTTTAAACTTTGGTGTCTGTGGAAGAAAATTGATTTAACAGTTCCATTTGGCagaaaatgatcatcacatactctCGTCTTTAGTGTTTGGAATGTGTATTATGCATATATTCAAATAATTAAGTTTCTATTTCAATACGGAACAGAAAAAGACAATATATAGGATGGGTGGAAGGAGCCTTTCCCTTGGCTTGATGTCTCTTATCTCTTTAGCGTTTGGAATGTGCTTTTTACTCACCTTTCAGTACTTATTTATGAAACATTGTACTAGTTCTCTCTTCACTAGCAATCTGAAATCAACCAAAACAATATTTTTCTCATCTTTCTTACATTTTTAAAGAATATAATTTAATGGTAGATGCAATGATGAGGTGAAGGAGAATTTTTTTGTAGGAAGATTCATACCTAAAACTCTTTGGGACCAGACTGGAAATTGAAGAAATATATAGTTACTTGATTTCTCATGCAGAGATTTTTTTGCTTCTTGGCTACTTATCTTATTCCACAGTTTATGAATATAAGCTGTTCATGTCCTTGCTATGAAATTTATGTATTATTTCTCCAACTAGAACCCATCTTTAGCTTCCCTCCTTATGTTTATAGTTCAATCAGGTGTCTCCTTGCATGATGTTGTGATCTTATTCATTTCAGACTCTTCATAATATACAGTTATGCATGCTCTTCTTTGATGGCACTATTTTTCGATTTGGTCTCCTTCAGTCTATTCTATaatttttcatttcttttactAGGCTTAAAATGTGTCTTTACAGATTAAAGATGCAGAAAATGTGAACTTATCACAAGCAAGAAGGATCCAAGAGCTTGAAGTTCAGCTAAGTGAAGCAAAGGAGACAATCCATCATCTTAATTCTGTATTGACAAAAGTTAGTTCTGAAGTAGAGAGTGAGAAGAGTTATCAAATCGAGTCCTTAGAGGAACAAAGAACACATGGCTGTGTCATTGTTAATAGAGATGACTGTCAAGAAGGCAGACATACTTCAGTTTCGGCACCCTGTTCTCAGGTTGGAGCAATATGTTCTCCAAATTCCGACTTTAATGTTACCACGTCAAAGCAGAGAACTGCAGACAAACATCACTTCTTTGCCAAATATACAGCACAAAATGAACCCTCAAAAGAAATGGTTGCATCCGATGATTCTGCTGGTAGCCCTGATTTAGTGTCCATAATTTTGAGAAACAAGGAGTTGGATCTTTACCGAAATGGTTGTACCCAAAGAGTACGTGCATTCGAACAAAATCTATTGACTGAGAGAGAGCCATGTGCACAAATGCATGACCAATTCTTTAATGCAAAGCGGGAAGCTGTGACATGTGATGATGATACAGTTGAAAGGCACAGAATTCGAGATCTTGCCCTGTCGGGGAGGCTAGTAGTACAGGTTCTGGAGCCCCTTGAGTCTGAAGAAGTGGGTCAACAGGGAAATATGTGTGAAAATGATCACACAGCTAATATCTCCTGCCAGCATCCTTCAGAAAAACCAGGAGTTAGAAAACCTGTTACGAGCAGTGGCGCTTACCATGAAATACAAGATCATGAGCAGTTAGATATTAGTGATTCTAAGGTTGCTGGTCAAAATAACATGCCTAGATCTTGTGAAAAGGAGAGGCATGATGGTGAGGGTGCTTTTTCTTGTTTGGTTGAGGCTTCTAGAGGAGATCACAGAACATCAAAAGATGGAAACATGAAGTTGAATAAGTTGTCCGATCATGTAATTTCAGGTATTTTGAATACCAGTAGAGTAATGACTAGACGAACTATGAAACTATGTGGTGTCAATGGAGCAAATGGTTGTGGTGGATCCACTACATCTGTCAGTATAAATTCTAGtcaagaaaatattaaaaaagaacTAGTTACAAGGAGCACATTTGACATGAAAGATAGTTCTCTTTTGGATGCTGATGTTAAGAATGATACCATTGACACACAGCTGGAGAAAGAATCAATGTTAAAAACACTAGATCATAAAATGgcaaaaaaaataaatacttCTGATTTAAAAGACAATCATGAAAGGATTGGGGTTCCATTGACTAGTTATGATTCCAAAGATGAACGATCATGTGGATTAAGCGGACTCCCTTCTGAAGTTGGAAAGGACAGAATTGTAAAGTATACTTTTAGGAGGACCAGAAAGAGGAGATCTCCAGATAGCAACAATGATGATGTGTTTTTGGAGAAAATTAATATGCCAAAGAAGAAAGCACGCAAAGAAAATGCCTCTCTGGAGCCTCCGAAACCGAACTTAGTAAAGGATTCAACCAGAGACAGCAGGAAGATAGCTCAGGTTGCTCGCCAGGTTTGTAAACTGATCTGATTATAATCACATTAAATAGTATAATTATGGATTAAGCAAAAACTTAGGTGTTGAGATCCAATTTAAAATGAGCTTTTTGTGATAACTGGCTTATATGACATCATGAATACCtgataagttatttaatttgtaaggaTAGAGAACATTAAATTTCAATTGTTTTAAGATAACTTAGATGTTAACCATTTTCTCAAAATTTTAGCAGAATGGGGTATTGTATTGatatttgaaaataatatattgactaaagaaaatatgatgatgacaattttttttttcttgaacataCTAGGACGGACTTAAGGAAGGTCCGTATAAGTTAGTTTCAGGGTATTGTAGCTTGTTTCTTGTTCATATTTGGTGGGATATGATGATCCCTTGTGCTACAACTTAAGGATGTATGATGCCAACCTGTTTATTGTAGGTCCTTTACCTTCTTGCTATAAGCATATGATTAATAGTTTATAGTGACTCCAGcctaaatttaagatttttaaaaataacCAAACTTGTTGTT of Musa acuminata AAA Group cultivar baxijiao chromosome BXJ2-3, Cavendish_Baxijiao_AAA, whole genome shotgun sequence contains these proteins:
- the LOC103978027 gene encoding uncharacterized protein LOC103978027; this encodes MADDAQRMVALKRAYADVILNTAKESAARILAADRRVLQSQHSLSFAKEESLAMLLRLKSIMDAKIKDAENVNLSQARRIQELEVQLSEAKETIHHLNSVLTKVSSEVESEKSYQIESLEEQRTHGCVIVNRDDCQEGRHTSVSAPCSQVGAICSPNSDFNVTTSKQRTADKHHFFAKYTAQNEPSKEMVASDDSAGSPDLVSIILRNKELDLYRNGCTQRVRAFEQNLLTEREPCAQMHDQFFNAKREAVTCDDDTVERHRIRDLALSGRLVVQVLEPLESEEVGQQGNMCENDHTANISCQHPSEKPGVRKPVTSSGAYHEIQDHEQLDISDSKVAGQNNMPRSCEKERHDGEGAFSCLVEASRGDHRTSKDGNMKLNKLSDHVISGILNTSRVMTRRTMKLCGVNGANGCGGSTTSVSINSSQENIKKELVTRSTFDMKDSSLLDADVKNDTIDTQLEKESMLKTLDHKMAKKINTSDLKDNHERIGVPLTSYDSKDERSCGLSGLPSEVGKDRIVKYTFRRTRKRRSPDSNNDDVFLEKINMPKKKARKENASLEPPKPNLVKDSTRDSRKIAQVARQLIALSEKRW